GGCGAGATGCGCGAACTGGGCCCGACCGCCGAAGCCGAGCACCGCGCGGTCGGACGCTACGCCGCCGACCGCGCCGACATCGTGGTCGCCGTCGGCGACGCGGCCCGCCCGATCGCGGCCGCAGCCGGGGCGCGCGCGGTGACGCTGCCCGACAACGACACGGCGGTCGCCTGGCTGCGCGAGCACGTCGCCGCCGGGGATGTGGTGCTGGTGAAGGCTTCGCGCGGCGGGCGGCTGGACGAGGTGGCGGCGGGGTTGGTTTAGGGAGCCCGCCGGAGTCCGCCCGGGCCGGGATCCCTCACCCGCGCCGCTTCATGGACAGCTGGAACGCCCGATACAGCGCCGGCCGCAGCACCAGATCCCACTCCCCCACGTACCGCACGGCCTGTCCGCCGGTCCCCGCCTTGAACTGGATCAGCCCGGCGTGCGGATCGCCACCGTCCAGGGTCGGCGTGATGCCACGCAAGTCGTAGACCTCGCAGCCGGCGGCCAGCGCGTCGCGGATCATCGCCCACTGACACGCGTTCGAGCCGCGGACCTCGCGCTTGTCGGTCGACGATGCTCCGTGGGCGTAGCAGGCATGGGTGCCGACGCGCACCAGAATCGTCGCCGCGACAAGGTCGCCCTCGTGCCGGGCGAAGTACAGCCTGACGCGCTCGGGGTCCTCGGCACGCATCGCCGCGACCATCGTCGCGAAGTAGCTCAGCGGGCGAGGTGTGAAGTGGTCGCGGGCGGCGGTGTGGACATACAGGTCGTGGAAGGCTTCCAAATCCTCGCCGACGGTGACTTCGACACCCGCCCTGGCCGCCCTTCTGATGTTCCGGCGCCACAGCTGGTTCATGCCCTGGAGCACGTCGTCCTCGGTGCGGCCGGCCAGCGGGATCTCGTACTTGAACTGCGGATGCCCGGCGCCGAAACCTTCCTTAGGGTTCTGCGGCAGCCAGCCCGCCTCTCTGAGCGCGTTGGTCAGCCGCACCCCGACCAGGTCTGGCTGACCGGGCAGTTCAGTCAGCCGCCTGACGCCCGGATCTGCGAACCCTTCCTTGACCTGAGCGGCGGTCCAGGTGTCGGTACGCACCGGCGGCCCGAGCCGGATCGCGAAGGCGCCGCCGGCCTTCAGCCGTGCCACCAACGGATCGAGCCACGCCCTCAGATCGCCGGTCCAGTCGATGACCGGCCCCTCGGGCAGGTAGGCCAGCGTGCGCCGCTTCAAGCGCGGCACCGGACGGTGCAGGACCAGTCCGGCGCCGACCAGCCGCGGGCCGTCGAACCAGCCGAGCGCCTCGCTGCGCCACTCGGTCTTCACCGCGGCCCAGGCCGGAATCTGCAGGAAGCTGACGAATCGCTGGGCTCGCACGAACGCCAGATGCTCGGCGGCGGTGATCGGCCCGACGGTCAAAGTCATTGCCCCAGTCAAGGCGGCTGCGCGTTACCGACATGTATGGGCTTTTCGATACACCGGCGATAGGCGCGCGTCGCTACCGGTCCAGCCAGGCCGCCAAGCCGGCCGCCGACTCCTCCCCGATGAGCGGCACCCCGTGTGCGAAACCCACTGCGGCGACGTCGCGAGGGATGCGTACGTAGGACGCGTCACGCACCCCGGGATCGGCGGCCAAAGCATCGTGGCCGCTGCTGAGTCCGCCCCGGTTGAACACCGCGTCCCCAACCAGTAGCGCCCGGCTGGGTTCGTGCAGCAGCACGATGTGCCCGGGGCTGTGGCCGGGGGTGTGGATCACGCGCAGGGGTCCGATGCGCGCGCCGTCGGCCACGGTCCTGGTGGCCGTCACCGGATCCCAGTGCAGCAGCGGCAGCCGGTCGATCGTCCGTCCGAACGTCCCCGACCGCCCCGCGCGCGGGACGCGGCCGGCCGCGAGCCACGGCGCGTCGAGTTCGTGGACGAGCACCTCGGCCGCGGTGCGGGCGACGAGTTCGGCCAGGCCGCGCACGTGATCGGGATGCGCGTGGGTGATGACGATCCGTTTGACGTCCGCCAGAGAACGGCCGCTTGCTTCGACGGCCTGCCGGATGGCCGCCGGGGCGCTCTTCCACCCGACGTCGACGAGGGTCAGCCCGTCCTCGTCGGTGACCAGGAAGCAGTTGTCGCCGTGACCGCGGGTGGGAACGCGCAGGATCCCGGGAACCAGCAGGCTCATGCGCCGCTCCCCTGTCCGGCCGCCGCCACCGACGGCGAGCTCAGGATCTCGGCCAGTTCCGCAGGCAGATACCCCTGTTGCGCGAGCCTCGGAAGGACTCCACCGCTTTCGATGATCTCCAGCACCAGGGCGGGCAGCACCGGCACCGTGCCGGAGGTCTGCGTGCTCTGATTCGCCCAGGTGCCGGTGGCCAGGTCGATGGCGGCGGTGTCACCGTCGTGGAAGAGCTCTGTCACGCCGGGTACCGTCATGGCCGGCAGCCCGGCGTTGACCGCGTTGCGGAAGAACAGCGAGTTGAACTCCTCGGCGATCAGCGCCGCGACGCCGAGCTGCCGGAACAGCGCGGCGACCGGCCGTGAGGAGCCCAGCCCGAAGTTACGTCCGGCGACCACGATGTCGCCGGGCCGGACCTGGCCGGTCCAGCCGGGGCGCACCGCGTAGAACACCTGTTTGGCGGCCTCGGGCAGGTCGAGTTTCATCGCGTCCGGCGGGTACATGTCGTCGGTGGTCAGGCTGTGGCCGAAGACCCAGACCCGGCCGGTCACTTTAAGTTCCCCGCTCATCAGCGGCTCTCCCCTCGGGCATCGGTGATGTAACCAGCGATGGCCGACGCCGCGACCGTCGCGGGCGAGGCCATGTAGATCTCCGCCTCCGGCGAGCCCATCCGGCCGGTGAAGTTGCGGGTCGAGGAGGTCAGGCACACCTCGCCGGGCCCGACGACCCCCATGTGGTAGCCGAAGCAGGCCCCGCACGTGGCGTTGGTGACCACCGCGCCGGCGTCGGCGATGTCCTGCAGGTACCCCAGCCGCATCGCATCGCGGTAGACCTGCTGGCTGGCCGGGGTCACGATCAGCCGCACCCCGGGCGCCACCTGCCTGCCGCGCAGTATTTCGGCGGCGATACGCAGGTCGTCGAGCTGGCCGTTGGCGCAGGAGCCGATGAAGGCCTGGTCGATCCTGCGGGGCTCGATCTCGGTGACCGGCAGGCCGTTGCGCGAGACGGTCCCGGGGCGTGCGACGTAGGGCACCAGGGCGGACAGGTCGATCTCGCGGAAGTCTACGTAGTTCGCATCCACATCAGCGAACGCAGGTTCGAAGCCGGTGACGCCGAGGGCTGCGAAGTGTTCGGCGAGAACGTCGTCGTAGGCGAAAGTCGAGAAGTCAGCAGAGATTTCGGCTCCCTGCGTGGCTATGGTTCGACGATCGTGCAGCGGGATCGAAGCCAGGCCGGGCCCGCCGTACTCCAGGTTGTGGTTGGTGGCGTCGCCGAAGTGGTCGGCGATGTGCAGGAACACGTCCTTGCCACTCACCCCGGCGGGCAGCTGCCCGGTCAGCTCGTAGCGGATCGTCGGCGCGACCTGGAACCAGGTGCGCCCGGTGCACAGGATCGAGTAGACCTCGGCCGGCCCGAGCCCGCGCGCCGCGGTGTTGTACGCCCCGTCGGCGCAGGTGTGGCTGTCGGTGCAGGCCAGGACCTCGCCGGGGCGGGCCAGGCCGTTCTCGGCGATGACCTGGTGGCAGATGCCGTGCCGGCCGACGTCGAAGAAGCGTTCGATGCCGAAGTCGGCGGCGAACTTCCGCGCGTTCGGCCCGCCGGCGGCGTCCTTGATCGTGGGTGCCGGGACGGCGTGGTCCATCACGATCGCCACCTTGTCGGGGTCGGCGATCCGCAGCGGCGGCAGCCACATCGTGGCGAACTGCAGATCGATCAGGACGGTCAGGTCGACGTCCACGGTCACGGTGTCACCGACCGCGACGGAGTCCAGGCCGGCTTTGCGAGCGAGGATGCGCTCGATCATCGTCATGCCCATATCAGGCTCCTTGCTCAGCGGGCCGCGCCCGGTACTTCTCGCCGATCTCGAACCACTCGGCCATCCCGACGAGGTTGAAGAACTCCTCGGGCCTGGTCGGCAGGAACTCGTCCGGCCTGATCCCGCGCAGCTGGCACAGCGCGGTCAGTGCGCCGAGCGCACTGTGCGCCAGCACGGCGGAGGGATGGATCG
The Catenulispora sp. GP43 genome window above contains:
- a CDS encoding lipid II:glycine glycyltransferase FemX, which gives rise to MTLTVGPITAAEHLAFVRAQRFVSFLQIPAWAAVKTEWRSEALGWFDGPRLVGAGLVLHRPVPRLKRRTLAYLPEGPVIDWTGDLRAWLDPLVARLKAGGAFAIRLGPPVRTDTWTAAQVKEGFADPGVRRLTELPGQPDLVGVRLTNALREAGWLPQNPKEGFGAGHPQFKYEIPLAGRTEDDVLQGMNQLWRRNIRRAARAGVEVTVGEDLEAFHDLYVHTAARDHFTPRPLSYFATMVAAMRAEDPERVRLYFARHEGDLVAATILVRVGTHACYAHGASSTDKREVRGSNACQWAMIRDALAAGCEVYDLRGITPTLDGGDPHAGLIQFKAGTGGQAVRYVGEWDLVLRPALYRAFQLSMKRRG
- a CDS encoding MBL fold metallo-hydrolase, producing the protein MSLLVPGILRVPTRGHGDNCFLVTDEDGLTLVDVGWKSAPAAIRQAVEASGRSLADVKRIVITHAHPDHVRGLAELVARTAAEVLVHELDAPWLAAGRVPRAGRSGTFGRTIDRLPLLHWDPVTATRTVADGARIGPLRVIHTPGHSPGHIVLLHEPSRALLVGDAVFNRGGLSSGHDALAADPGVRDASYVRIPRDVAAVGFAHGVPLIGEESAAGLAAWLDR
- a CDS encoding 3-isopropylmalate dehydratase: MTGRVWVFGHSLTTDDMYPPDAMKLDLPEAAKQVFYAVRPGWTGQVRPGDIVVAGRNFGLGSSRPVAALFRQLGVAALIAEEFNSLFFRNAVNAGLPAMTVPGVTELFHDGDTAAIDLATGTWANQSTQTSGTVPVLPALVLEIIESGGVLPRLAQQGYLPAELAEILSSPSVAAAGQGSGA
- a CDS encoding aconitase/3-isopropylmalate dehydratase large subunit family protein, translating into MGMTMIERILARKAGLDSVAVGDTVTVDVDLTVLIDLQFATMWLPPLRIADPDKVAIVMDHAVPAPTIKDAAGGPNARKFAADFGIERFFDVGRHGICHQVIAENGLARPGEVLACTDSHTCADGAYNTAARGLGPAEVYSILCTGRTWFQVAPTIRYELTGQLPAGVSGKDVFLHIADHFGDATNHNLEYGGPGLASIPLHDRRTIATQGAEISADFSTFAYDDVLAEHFAALGVTGFEPAFADVDANYVDFREIDLSALVPYVARPGTVSRNGLPVTEIEPRRIDQAFIGSCANGQLDDLRIAAEILRGRQVAPGVRLIVTPASQQVYRDAMRLGYLQDIADAGAVVTNATCGACFGYHMGVVGPGEVCLTSSTRNFTGRMGSPEAEIYMASPATVAASAIAGYITDARGESR